One Sporomusaceae bacterium ACPt DNA window includes the following coding sequences:
- the yndE_2 gene encoding Spore germination protein YndE, whose product MGSNKWVSSLQLMIVIINIMVGASLLMLPRTVAETAKQDMWLSVLLASALMGTSFRIAAALAAYFPAYTSIEYHCILLGRTFGNILNCIMLALMLAITAQFVRVFRMAVKIFLLDLTPSQVIVLALLLLALYATQHGLAPVIRVQQFLFLFSYSIFIFLILLGLLAIEAEHYTPVLANGVKPVLQGTAACWMAYSGPEFIIGLVYPYVARRESVIRFGLAGIGAVAVLYVFITGITLGILGPEEIADFLIPTVMAYRSVEIPDTFIERIDGYLVIVWIAICFTALVNWLYFTGFGIARMMKLENSRSVIVLLLPVICYLENLPPDIQAVMASASWLNYIGLAWGLGVLPLLWGIAWWRRRR is encoded by the coding sequence ATGGGCTCCAATAAATGGGTTTCTTCTCTCCAGCTTATGATTGTAATCATTAATATCATGGTCGGCGCCAGTTTGCTTATGCTTCCCCGCACAGTTGCCGAAACAGCGAAACAGGATATGTGGCTATCGGTTTTGTTAGCAAGCGCGCTTATGGGGACATCGTTTCGGATTGCTGCGGCTCTGGCGGCTTATTTTCCTGCGTATACTTCGATTGAATATCACTGCATATTGTTGGGGCGGACTTTCGGCAATATTTTAAACTGTATCATGCTGGCGCTAATGTTAGCCATTACAGCTCAATTTGTCAGAGTATTCAGAATGGCTGTAAAGATTTTTTTATTGGACTTAACACCGTCTCAGGTTATCGTCCTTGCCTTGCTGCTCCTTGCTTTGTATGCTACGCAACACGGCCTTGCGCCGGTAATAAGAGTCCAACAATTTTTGTTCCTATTCTCATACTCCATATTTATATTTTTAATCCTCTTAGGATTGCTGGCAATTGAAGCGGAGCATTATACGCCCGTATTGGCTAACGGCGTTAAACCGGTGCTGCAGGGAACCGCAGCCTGTTGGATGGCTTACAGCGGGCCGGAGTTTATCATCGGGCTTGTATATCCGTATGTTGCCCGGAGGGAAAGTGTTATACGCTTTGGCTTGGCCGGCATTGGTGCAGTCGCAGTTCTATATGTTTTTATCACCGGTATTACACTGGGCATATTAGGGCCGGAAGAAATTGCGGATTTTTTGATTCCAACCGTCATGGCCTACCGGTCTGTGGAAATTCCCGACACTTTTATTGAACGGATTGACGGATATCTGGTGATAGTCTGGATCGCCATCTGTTTTACCGCGCTGGTCAATTGGCTGTATTTCACTGGTTTCGGGATAGCCCGCATGATGAAATTAGAAAATAGCCGCTCCGTGATCGTCTTATTGCTGCCTGTGATATGTTATCTTGAAAATTTGCCGCCGGACATACAAGCAGTTATGGCCTCAGCTAGTTGGCTCAATTATATCGGTTTGGCATGGGGATTGGGCGTTCTACCTCTCTTATGGGGGATTGCTTGGTGGCGCAGACGGAGATGA
- the gerAC gene encoding Spore germination protein A3, translating into MMLLQKKLRRRLPLIILLIFITLPVSGCWDRKEIENRGYVLGIAIDHAMTGNDKGENDFMYAPQGAGQRKYRVTVELPKFRKKEGSKEISSAEQHLIWAAEGESMFAIIRAINTKVYFGMFFEDIQILIFSEAVAREGIGDIIDFFLRDAEVRRRVKLFVTPDRAEDILKTKLQVEEVNSMFIAKLTQNVNKSPYFAGKAVIGEISKAIRNKRSFVMPLVMVEDKEVKITRAAVFDRRQKMVGELDEFEVNGAKLLKRELKQGVIVVPHPADAEKIATFELYEADIKVKPHLEGGKLRFSLDAKFVGTLGENQNAGQDALDPAFTKAVEQAVAAEYARLVDKSYNKQQALRVEVCGLGKLVYNQYPDYWKIIKERWEEEIFPQTPLDTNITVNIRRPVLKR; encoded by the coding sequence ATGATGCTATTGCAAAAGAAGCTGCGGAGGCGTTTGCCGCTTATTATTTTGCTCATATTCATTACCTTGCCGGTCAGCGGCTGTTGGGACCGGAAGGAAATCGAAAACCGCGGTTATGTCCTTGGCATCGCCATTGATCATGCGATGACGGGAAATGATAAAGGAGAAAACGATTTTATGTATGCGCCGCAGGGAGCGGGGCAGAGAAAGTACCGGGTTACCGTGGAGTTGCCGAAATTTAGAAAAAAAGAAGGAAGTAAAGAAATATCCAGCGCAGAACAACACCTCATTTGGGCTGCCGAAGGGGAGTCCATGTTTGCGATTATCCGTGCTATTAACACAAAGGTATATTTCGGCATGTTTTTTGAGGATATCCAAATCTTGATCTTTAGTGAGGCGGTAGCTAGGGAGGGCATTGGCGATATAATCGATTTCTTTCTGCGCGATGCCGAGGTTCGGCGCAGAGTCAAGCTATTCGTCACGCCTGATCGGGCGGAAGACATATTAAAGACAAAACTGCAAGTAGAAGAGGTAAACAGTATGTTCATAGCAAAGCTGACGCAAAATGTGAATAAATCACCGTACTTTGCGGGCAAGGCAGTAATTGGGGAAATATCCAAAGCTATAAGGAATAAACGGTCATTCGTCATGCCGCTGGTAATGGTGGAAGACAAAGAAGTAAAGATAACACGAGCCGCGGTATTTGACAGACGGCAAAAGATGGTGGGAGAACTCGACGAGTTCGAAGTGAACGGAGCGAAGCTTTTAAAGCGGGAGCTGAAGCAAGGCGTCATCGTTGTTCCCCATCCGGCTGATGCAGAGAAAATTGCTACGTTCGAGCTATATGAGGCGGATATTAAGGTAAAACCCCATTTAGAGGGAGGAAAGTTGCGTTTTTCATTGGACGCAAAATTTGTAGGTACATTGGGGGAGAATCAGAATGCCGGGCAAGATGCCTTAGATCCGGCATTTACCAAAGCCGTGGAACAAGCGGTGGCTGCCGAGTATGCACGGTTAGTCGACAAATCCTACAACAAGCAACAGGCGTTAAGGGTGGAAGTATGCGGACTGGGCAAGCTGGTATATAATCAGTATCCTGACTATTGGAAAATCATAAAGGAGCGATGGGAAGAAGAGATATTTCCCCAAACCCCCTTGGATACCAACATCACGGTTAATATTAGAAGGCCGGTTTTAAAACGCTAA
- the gerBA gene encoding Spore germination protein B1, producing the protein MIYNTEGISRKLQELKALIVGAAEVKQDMEVLVRTLREEYVESEAYQLTTALQVNLEHLREILAGSDDIQFREFWIVPFQLKASIVFLEEMTDQAIINEHVIEKLTNSRSPEAFGSQQFELVDVIRNIILTAASVTKEDKLEPIVNRILLGDAALFIDTINTAIIIASRKVDSRAISEPETEAEIRGPRDGFTEELRVNITLIRRRIKNPNLVVKKQTVGVRSKTEIAIVYFRGIANFKLIHEVKKRLRNITTDIPAPSGIHNLLEDSPFSIFPTVMSTERPDKLIVALAEGKVGVLIDGTPFCYTVPTVFTDFFKSGDDYYEKWMPAALIRLTRYVSAFFALTVPAFYVAVTSFHPALLPTPLVLTIGTSREGVPFPAFIEALIMETLLEIMQEAGIRLPKLIGPAVSIVGGLVIGEAAVRAGLVSASLTIVTSFTAIATFNISSYRMGLPLRLLRVPLMVMAAGFGMFGVMCGLIAIAIHLSILKSFGEPYLAPLAPKSSSNLSDLKDTLAVLPATQMVERPAYVEPQDRKRQKNDE; encoded by the coding sequence ATGATTTATAATACCGAAGGTATTTCCCGTAAGCTTCAAGAGCTAAAAGCACTGATTGTTGGAGCGGCTGAAGTCAAGCAGGACATGGAAGTCCTTGTTAGGACACTGCGTGAAGAGTACGTTGAGAGCGAGGCATATCAGCTCACAACTGCACTGCAAGTGAACTTGGAGCATCTGCGTGAGATACTCGCGGGTAGTGATGATATTCAGTTTAGGGAGTTTTGGATTGTACCTTTCCAGTTAAAGGCATCGATAGTATTCTTGGAAGAAATGACTGATCAGGCCATCATTAACGAACATGTTATTGAAAAGCTTACGAATTCGCGCTCGCCGGAAGCGTTTGGTTCCCAACAATTTGAATTAGTAGATGTTATACGGAACATCATTCTGACGGCGGCATCAGTTACGAAAGAAGATAAACTGGAACCAATTGTAAACAGGATACTCTTGGGAGACGCCGCATTGTTTATTGACACAATTAATACGGCTATCATTATAGCATCACGGAAAGTGGATTCCCGCGCTATTTCCGAACCCGAGACCGAAGCCGAAATACGCGGTCCCCGCGACGGCTTTACGGAAGAACTTCGTGTCAATATCACGCTGATACGGCGCCGCATTAAGAATCCCAATCTCGTAGTTAAAAAGCAGACTGTCGGCGTACGCAGCAAAACGGAGATAGCGATCGTGTACTTTCGCGGTATAGCCAATTTTAAGTTGATACACGAGGTCAAGAAACGGCTGCGGAATATTACGACAGACATTCCCGCGCCTTCCGGAATACATAACCTGTTAGAAGATTCTCCTTTTTCGATTTTTCCCACAGTAATGAGTACTGAGCGTCCAGATAAACTCATAGTCGCGTTAGCCGAAGGAAAAGTGGGCGTTCTTATCGACGGTACTCCGTTCTGCTATACAGTTCCCACCGTATTTACAGATTTTTTCAAGTCAGGTGACGATTATTATGAAAAATGGATGCCAGCAGCGTTAATCAGACTCACTCGGTATGTTAGCGCATTTTTTGCTTTAACGGTGCCTGCGTTTTATGTTGCTGTCACCAGCTTTCACCCGGCCCTTCTGCCCACTCCGTTGGTGCTGACGATCGGGACATCCCGTGAAGGAGTGCCGTTTCCGGCGTTTATCGAAGCGCTTATTATGGAAACATTATTAGAAATCATGCAGGAGGCGGGGATAAGGCTGCCCAAATTGATCGGCCCGGCGGTGAGCATTGTCGGCGGGTTAGTCATTGGCGAGGCTGCGGTGCGGGCAGGCCTGGTGAGTGCGTCTTTAACCATCGTCACATCCTTTACCGCGATTGCCACATTTAATATTTCAAGTTACCGGATGGGCTTGCCGTTAAGGTTGCTTAGGGTTCCGCTCATGGTCATGGCTGCCGGTTTTGGCATGTTCGGCGTGATGTGCGGTCTGATCGCCATTGCCATTCATCTCAGTATTTTGAAAAGTTTTGGCGAACCGTACTTAGCTCCTCTTGCTCCCAAGTCCAGCTCGAATCTCAGTGATCTGAAAGATACGTTGGCCGTTTTACCAGCCACGCAAATGGTCGAACGACCCGCATACGTCGAACCGCAGGACAGAAAACGGCAGAAAAATGATGAATGA
- the cwlD_3 gene encoding Germination-specific N-acetylmuramoyl-L-alanine amidase, whose protein sequence is MLYISKRRFILLLLPAMLLLSTLYAHNTNHKLTDKVIVVDAGHGGIDPGANRPGILEKDINLAIALKLKDILNQYGAKVVLSRQTDIELSPECDNEKIRGRYHRDLAARVEMVEESNADLFISIHANAVTNAKRHGAEVFYAAASEAGKTLATSIQTELCKVTQANRTAKPADYFVLRRNKIPAALVEVGYITNMEERMALQTPEYQRKLAEAIAAGIYNYCQ, encoded by the coding sequence ATGTTATACATCAGTAAACGTCGCTTTATCTTACTTTTACTACCAGCCATGTTACTGTTAAGCACTTTATATGCCCATAATACTAACCATAAGCTAACCGATAAAGTTATTGTCGTGGATGCCGGTCATGGCGGCATTGACCCTGGTGCAAACCGTCCAGGCATACTCGAAAAAGATATTAATTTGGCAATCGCGTTAAAGCTTAAAGATATTCTCAACCAATACGGCGCTAAAGTTGTATTATCCCGCCAAACCGACATAGAGCTTAGCCCCGAATGTGATAATGAAAAAATCCGCGGGCGCTATCACCGTGATTTAGCGGCGCGTGTGGAAATGGTGGAGGAATCGAACGCAGATTTATTTATCAGTATTCACGCTAACGCCGTTACTAATGCCAAACGGCACGGGGCCGAGGTTTTCTATGCCGCTGCGTCCGAAGCTGGTAAAACGTTAGCCACTTCAATACAAACCGAACTTTGCAAGGTTACCCAAGCTAATCGGACAGCCAAGCCTGCCGACTACTTTGTACTGCGCCGCAACAAAATTCCCGCCGCCCTCGTTGAAGTCGGCTACATTACTAATATGGAGGAACGCATGGCGTTACAGACCCCTGAATATCAAAGAAAGCTGGCTGAAGCAATTGCCGCAGGCATCTACAATTATTGTCAATAA
- the olsG gene encoding Ornithine lipid N-methyltransferase, which yields MMTERIVFLNKFIMEPKKIGSITPSSSFLTRKMLGKLPWNKIETIIELGAGTGVFTNYISENKKELCRVLVVEQDFKMQEALRIKYPAFYYGAKAEKLDRLLQKYDLPQVDCVVSGLPFAVFPDSVRHEIMMAVDRSLKPGGIFVAFQYSLQMRKTLKQYFSELKISFVLLNLPPAFVYYCKK from the coding sequence ATGATGACAGAGCGCATTGTCTTTCTTAATAAATTTATAATGGAACCGAAAAAAATTGGTAGTATTACTCCCAGTTCATCGTTCTTGACTAGAAAAATGCTGGGAAAATTACCATGGAATAAGATTGAGACGATTATTGAATTAGGTGCAGGAACTGGTGTTTTTACTAATTATATTTCGGAGAATAAAAAAGAATTATGTCGGGTGCTTGTTGTTGAACAAGACTTTAAAATGCAAGAAGCTTTGCGGATTAAGTACCCTGCATTTTATTACGGAGCCAAAGCAGAAAAATTGGACCGGCTTCTTCAAAAATATGATCTGCCACAGGTTGACTGCGTTGTATCAGGATTGCCATTTGCCGTTTTTCCTGATTCGGTGCGCCATGAAATTATGATGGCAGTAGATCGATCTCTTAAACCGGGTGGCATCTTCGTTGCTTTTCAATATTCACTGCAAATGAGAAAAACCTTGAAACAATACTTTAGTGAGCTAAAGATTAGCTTTGTTTTATTAAATCTGCCACCGGCTTTTGTCTATTATTGCAAAAAATAG
- the bcrC_1 gene encoding Undecaprenyl-diphosphatase BcrC — protein MLYDNTLLFMINGLSGHSVWVDKVMMIISEYGPVIFGLYLIGLWFIGSSIVEVTENRKRALYAFFAALLALGMNQLISHVWYRNRPYLDQPVNRLLQGAQDASFPSDHAAGAFSITGSLFGRTAGSTALMVFAVLVALSRVYVGLHYPSDILGGMVTGLISSWLIERNKALLDKPVAWLLAIWTTIETKLNLPVPARANNR, from the coding sequence ATGTTGTACGATAACACGCTATTATTCATGATTAATGGATTATCTGGGCACTCTGTTTGGGTAGATAAGGTCATGATGATAATTTCGGAATATGGGCCGGTGATATTTGGTTTATATTTAATAGGCTTATGGTTTATTGGCAGTTCGATAGTCGAGGTTACTGAGAATCGTAAGCGCGCGTTATACGCTTTTTTTGCGGCGCTTCTTGCTTTGGGGATGAACCAGTTGATTAGTCATGTTTGGTACCGTAACCGGCCCTATCTGGATCAGCCGGTAAACCGGTTGCTGCAAGGAGCGCAAGATGCTTCTTTCCCTAGCGACCATGCCGCCGGTGCATTTTCCATTACGGGTAGTCTTTTCGGACGCACGGCGGGCAGTACCGCTTTGATGGTCTTTGCCGTTCTGGTAGCGTTATCCCGGGTGTATGTGGGGCTGCACTATCCGAGTGATATTCTCGGTGGGATGGTGACCGGCCTTATAAGCAGTTGGCTGATTGAACGCAATAAAGCATTGCTGGACAAGCCGGTGGCATGGCTGCTCGCCATATGGACCACCATTGAAACCAAGTTGAACCTGCCTGTTCCGGCGCGAGCAAATAACCGCTAG
- a CDS encoding putative HTH-type transcriptional regulator — protein MAEDIVIKLTAELFKTLGHPVRIKILHMLADGERCVCEMIEEIDIEQSNFSQHLGVLKKQGLIDSRKDGQRVIYWIAYPSVTQLVGAAEQTLSEQIGHSHSLLKYLK, from the coding sequence GCGGAAGATATTGTGATTAAATTGACGGCGGAACTGTTTAAAACGTTAGGGCATCCGGTGCGTATCAAAATTCTGCACATGCTCGCCGATGGCGAGCGGTGCGTGTGTGAGATGATTGAGGAAATCGACATTGAACAGTCCAATTTTTCGCAGCATCTCGGTGTTCTGAAGAAACAAGGTTTGATTGATTCGCGCAAAGACGGTCAGCGCGTCATCTATTGGATTGCCTATCCATCGGTAACACAATTAGTTGGGGCAGCGGAACAAACATTAAGTGAACAGATTGGTCACAGCCATAGTCTGTTAAAGTATTTGAAATAA